A part of Girardinichthys multiradiatus isolate DD_20200921_A chromosome 12, DD_fGirMul_XY1, whole genome shotgun sequence genomic DNA contains:
- the rfc5 gene encoding replication factor C subunit 5: protein MASTSKGQLQSRNLPWVEKYRPQTLDDLISHKDILSTIQRFISEDKLPHLLFYGPPGTGKTSTILACARQLYKDKEFNSMVLELNASDDRGIDVVRGPILSFASTRTIFKKGFKLVILDEADAMTQDAQNALRRVIEKFTENTRFCLICNYLSKIIPALQSRCTRFRFGPLSPDQMIPRLEHVIQQETIDVDSDGIKAIVTLSSGDMRRSLNILQSTSMAYGKVTEHTVYTCTGHPLRSDIANILDWCLNKDFTSAYKQILELKTLKGLALHDILSEVHLLIHRVDFPPVIRMGLLVKLADIEHRLAAGTNEKIQLSSMVAAFQAVRDMVVSEVS, encoded by the exons ATGGCGTCAACAAGTAAAGGCCAGTTACAGAGCAGAAATCTACCATG GGTTGAAAAATACAGACCTCAAACTCTTGATGATTTAATTTCACACAAAGATATTCTGAGCACCA TCCAGAGGTTCATCAGCGAGGACAAGCTTCCCCACCTGTTGTTCTATGGCCCCCCTGGAACAGGAAAGACTTCAACAATCCTCGCCTGTGCAAGGCAGCTCTACAAGGACAAAGAGTTTAACTCCATGGTGTTGGAG CTAAACGCATCAGATGACAGAGGGATCGACGTAGTCCGAGGTCCCATTCTGAGTTTTGCCAGCACCAGGACTATTTTCAA AAAAGGCTTCAAGTTGGTGATACTGGATGAGGCCGATGCCATGACCCAGGATGCCCAGAATGCACTGCGACGAG TCATTGAGAAGTTCACAGAAAACACTCGATTCTGCCTCATCTGCAACTACCTGTCCAAGATCATCCCGGCCCTGCAGTCTCGCTGCACCAGGTTCCGCTTCGGCCCGCTGTCTCCGGACCAGATGATCCCTCGACTTGAGCACGTTATCCAGCAGGAAAC CATTGATGTCGATTCAGATGGAATTAAGGCCATTGTCACGTTATCATCAGGTGATATGAGAAGATCACTTAACATCCTGCAG AGCACCAGTATGGCGTATGGGAAGGTTACAGAACACACGGTGTATACCTGCACAGGCCACCCCCTCCGCTCAGACATAGCCAACATCCTCGATTGGTGCCTCAACAAAGACTTCACTTCAGCTTACAAAC aaattctaGAGCTTAAGACTTTGAAGGGTCTGGCTCTGCACGATATTCTCTCTGAGGTGCATCTGCTCATCCACAGAG tgGACTTTCCTCCAGTTATTCGGATGGGCCTGCTTGTCAAGTTAGCTGATATAGA ACATCGGCTGGCGGCAGGAACCAATGAAAAGATCCAGCTGAGCTCTATGGTTGCAGCTTTCCAGGCAGTAAGAGACATGGTGGTCAGTGAAGTCTCATAA
- the wsb2 gene encoding WD repeat and SOCS box-containing protein 2 isoform X2, with product MCSTGSNTELQPTTSDPALLLELKTRRPPSLLDLAGCETWSVDFSPDGAWFAWSMGHGIVWVVAWPLDSEEGQDGETDRADKSFSCGHPVWGLAFGPKPPRSTTAAPPTIPSKGKSSLFLATGLENGVIKVWNVLTGNAVFDLRGHEGVVRNLVFPQNGTLTLISSSRDKTLRIWDLAHKGKKVQVLSGHKDWISCCCVSSDCSMIASVGRFDRMVCLWSLRSYTFMRNLTGTNKKLCLLSSCDFSPDGAVLATAAFSGSSWWIDLWDPYTAEKLATLADYFEDYGQNQISAIQFSPDGLHLAIVTEDRALRIWEPGERHMTMQTKRDRDSSGLCCNYHPQGGVIATGTRDGHVRFWRTPRTVPSLCHLCRAITRYSVSTQQIEALPLPKRILEYLTYRNIPERLKTCCSSDEEDWES from the exons ATGTGCTCTACAGGAAGCAACACGGAGCTACAGCCGACAA CGTCTGACCCAGCTCTCCTCCTGGAGCTGAAGACAAGACGGCCTCCGTCGCTGCTGGACCTGGCGGGATGTGAGACCTGGAGCGTGGATTTCTCTCCGGACGGCGCCTGGTTCGCCTGGTCGATGGGACACGGCATCGTCTGGGTCGTCGCTTGGCCTCTCGACTCCGA AGAGGGGCAGGATGGAGAGACCGACAGAGCAGATAAGAGCTTCAGTTGTGGTCACCCGGTGTGGGGACTGGCCTTTGGACCCAAACCTCCCAGGTCGACAACGGCGGCACCTCCAACTATACCATCAAAAGGGAAAAGCAGCCTGTTCCTGGCCACCGGCCTGGAGAACGGTGTGATCAAAGTCTGGAACGTGTTAACAG GGAATGCTGTTTTTGATCTCCGTGGCCACGAGGGCGTTGTTAGGAATCTGGTTTTTCCACAGAACGGCACCCTCACGCTCATCTCATCCTCCCGGGACAAAACTTTGAGGATATGGGACCTGGCTCACAAAG GTAAAAAGGTGCAGGTTCTTTCTGGCCACAAAGACTGGATCAGCTGCTGCTGCGTCTCATCTGACTGCAGCATGATTGCTTCTGTTGGCAGGTTTGACAGG ATGGTGTGCCTGTGGAGTCTTCGCTCCTATACGTTTATGAGGAACCTGACAGGGACCAATAAGAAGCTATGCCTCCTGTCCTCCTGCGACTTCTCTCCAGACGGAGCAGTTCTTGCCACTGCGGCCTTCAGCGGCTCCAGCTGGTGGATCGACCTTTGGGATCCCTACACTGCTGAGAAACTGGCCACTCTGGC GGATTACTTTGAAGATTATGGTCAGAACCAAATATCTGCAATACAGTTCTCCCCAGATGGTTTGCATTTGGCAATCGTGACCGAAGACAG AGCTCTGAGGATCTGGGAGCCCGGAGAGAGACATATGACAATGCAGACGAAACGAGACAGAGACTCCAGTGGACTCTGCTGCAACTACCATCCACAAGGGGGTGTCATTGCAACagg GACCAGAGACGGCCACGTGAGGTTTTGGAGGACGCCCAGGACGGTTCCAAGCCTGTGCCACCTGTGCCGCGCCATAACGCGCTACTCTGTGTCGACACAGCAGATCGAGGCGCTGCCACTGCCCAAAAGGATCCTCGAGTACCTCACCTACAGAAACATCCCTGAACGCCTCAAGACCTGCTGCTCATCAGATGAAGAGGACTGGGAGAGTTAA
- the wsb2 gene encoding WD repeat and SOCS box-containing protein 2 isoform X1, producing MSLSNPDLVPIFHLPPASDPALLLELKTRRPPSLLDLAGCETWSVDFSPDGAWFAWSMGHGIVWVVAWPLDSEEGQDGETDRADKSFSCGHPVWGLAFGPKPPRSTTAAPPTIPSKGKSSLFLATGLENGVIKVWNVLTGNAVFDLRGHEGVVRNLVFPQNGTLTLISSSRDKTLRIWDLAHKGKKVQVLSGHKDWISCCCVSSDCSMIASVGRFDRMVCLWSLRSYTFMRNLTGTNKKLCLLSSCDFSPDGAVLATAAFSGSSWWIDLWDPYTAEKLATLADYFEDYGQNQISAIQFSPDGLHLAIVTEDRALRIWEPGERHMTMQTKRDRDSSGLCCNYHPQGGVIATGTRDGHVRFWRTPRTVPSLCHLCRAITRYSVSTQQIEALPLPKRILEYLTYRNIPERLKTCCSSDEEDWES from the exons ATGAGTCTGTCAAACCCTGATCTAGTTCCGATTTTTCATCTCCCCCCAGCGTCTGACCCAGCTCTCCTCCTGGAGCTGAAGACAAGACGGCCTCCGTCGCTGCTGGACCTGGCGGGATGTGAGACCTGGAGCGTGGATTTCTCTCCGGACGGCGCCTGGTTCGCCTGGTCGATGGGACACGGCATCGTCTGGGTCGTCGCTTGGCCTCTCGACTCCGA AGAGGGGCAGGATGGAGAGACCGACAGAGCAGATAAGAGCTTCAGTTGTGGTCACCCGGTGTGGGGACTGGCCTTTGGACCCAAACCTCCCAGGTCGACAACGGCGGCACCTCCAACTATACCATCAAAAGGGAAAAGCAGCCTGTTCCTGGCCACCGGCCTGGAGAACGGTGTGATCAAAGTCTGGAACGTGTTAACAG GGAATGCTGTTTTTGATCTCCGTGGCCACGAGGGCGTTGTTAGGAATCTGGTTTTTCCACAGAACGGCACCCTCACGCTCATCTCATCCTCCCGGGACAAAACTTTGAGGATATGGGACCTGGCTCACAAAG GTAAAAAGGTGCAGGTTCTTTCTGGCCACAAAGACTGGATCAGCTGCTGCTGCGTCTCATCTGACTGCAGCATGATTGCTTCTGTTGGCAGGTTTGACAGG ATGGTGTGCCTGTGGAGTCTTCGCTCCTATACGTTTATGAGGAACCTGACAGGGACCAATAAGAAGCTATGCCTCCTGTCCTCCTGCGACTTCTCTCCAGACGGAGCAGTTCTTGCCACTGCGGCCTTCAGCGGCTCCAGCTGGTGGATCGACCTTTGGGATCCCTACACTGCTGAGAAACTGGCCACTCTGGC GGATTACTTTGAAGATTATGGTCAGAACCAAATATCTGCAATACAGTTCTCCCCAGATGGTTTGCATTTGGCAATCGTGACCGAAGACAG AGCTCTGAGGATCTGGGAGCCCGGAGAGAGACATATGACAATGCAGACGAAACGAGACAGAGACTCCAGTGGACTCTGCTGCAACTACCATCCACAAGGGGGTGTCATTGCAACagg GACCAGAGACGGCCACGTGAGGTTTTGGAGGACGCCCAGGACGGTTCCAAGCCTGTGCCACCTGTGCCGCGCCATAACGCGCTACTCTGTGTCGACACAGCAGATCGAGGCGCTGCCACTGCCCAAAAGGATCCTCGAGTACCTCACCTACAGAAACATCCCTGAACGCCTCAAGACCTGCTGCTCATCAGATGAAGAGGACTGGGAGAGTTAA